One segment of Methylotuvimicrobium sp. KM2 DNA contains the following:
- the nqrF gene encoding NADH:ubiquinone reductase (Na(+)-transporting) subunit F, producing the protein MSDTSLIIISMALFTVIVLLLTLVVMFAKARLVEKGDATLTINDDPDHSLSVPMGGKLLGALADNAIYVPSACGGQGTCGQCKVVIKKGGGAILGTERAKLNRQQIKAGYRLSCQVSVKGDMGLDLPPELFSIRNWECTVRSNRSVATFIKELVLELPPGEDMEFRAGGYVQINVPPHTVKYSDFEIEERFRPDWDKYKLWQYVSKVDEPVMRAYSMANYPGEKGIIMLNVRIASPPPSDPDVPPGKVSSYIYSLKPGDKVSISGPYGEFFARETDNEMIFVGGGSGMAPMRSHIFDQLKRLHSGRKISYWYGARSLGEVFYAEDFDRLAQEHDNFRWIVGLSSPLPEDDWTGPTGFIHQILYDEYLKDHSAPEDCEYYLCGPPVMIDAVVDMLTDLGVDSKNILFDKF; encoded by the coding sequence ATGAGCGATACTAGCTTAATCATCATTAGCATGGCCTTGTTTACAGTCATCGTTCTACTGCTAACGCTGGTCGTGATGTTCGCCAAAGCCCGGCTGGTAGAAAAAGGCGACGCTACCCTTACGATTAACGACGATCCGGATCATAGCCTGTCCGTGCCGATGGGCGGCAAATTGTTGGGCGCCCTAGCCGACAATGCTATCTATGTCCCTTCAGCTTGCGGCGGCCAGGGCACCTGCGGCCAATGTAAAGTCGTGATCAAAAAAGGCGGCGGCGCTATCCTGGGCACCGAGCGGGCCAAACTCAACCGGCAGCAGATCAAAGCCGGCTACCGATTGTCGTGCCAGGTTTCCGTCAAGGGCGATATGGGCCTCGATTTGCCGCCGGAACTGTTCTCGATCCGCAACTGGGAATGCACGGTGCGTTCCAATCGCAGCGTCGCTACGTTCATCAAGGAATTGGTATTGGAGTTACCGCCCGGCGAAGACATGGAATTCAGGGCCGGCGGCTATGTTCAGATCAATGTGCCGCCCCATACCGTCAAATACAGCGATTTCGAAATCGAAGAACGGTTTCGGCCGGATTGGGACAAATACAAACTCTGGCAATACGTTTCCAAAGTCGACGAACCGGTCATGCGCGCCTATTCGATGGCCAATTATCCGGGAGAAAAAGGCATCATCATGCTGAACGTCCGCATCGCCTCGCCGCCGCCCTCCGACCCCGACGTGCCGCCCGGCAAGGTCTCGTCCTATATCTACAGTCTGAAACCGGGCGACAAGGTCAGCATATCGGGGCCTTACGGCGAATTCTTCGCGCGGGAAACCGACAACGAAATGATCTTCGTCGGCGGCGGTTCCGGCATGGCGCCGATGCGTTCGCATATCTTCGATCAATTGAAACGGCTGCATAGCGGCCGGAAAATATCCTACTGGTACGGCGCCCGCAGTCTCGGCGAAGTATTTTACGCCGAAGACTTCGACCGGCTGGCGCAGGAGCACGACAACTTTCGTTGGATCGTCGGCTTGTCGAGCCCGCTGCCCGAAGACGACTGGACCGGACCTACAGGTTTCATACACCAAATACTGTACGACGAATATCTAAAAGACCATTCGGCCCCCGAAGACTGCGAATATTATCTATGCGGCCCGCCGGTGATGATCGATGCCGTGGTCGATATGTTGACCGATCTCGGCGTCGATTCGAAGAATATACTCTTTGATAAATTCTGA
- the dndC gene encoding DNA phosphorothioation system sulfurtransferase DndC encodes MLESFTENLKIDLVEQIRSEYLSVEQSYPWIVGFSGGKDSTLVAHLVFDALLSIAPSLRIRDVHIISNDTLVESPLVIDHLDKVQNQIRHAAEVLNLPVKVATTEPILTQSFWVLLIGKGYPTPNQTMRWCTDRLKIQPTSAYILDKVSIHGAAIVVLGVRSDESSSRKRAIEKHQNISDSKLAAHTSLPGAFVYRPIVDLTTDDVWELLAEHSPPWGGTHRDLIQLYRNAEGGECPVVMSKEDAPGCGTNSSRFGCWTCTVVEKDRSLQGFVDSGMHEYGILIGFRDWLKSIRNDPKYRQVERRNGKVQFDSNGNHIPGPFTVKARQMILDKLLEVQKEYGSTLILPEEIELIRREWSQSLSGNISRRQLAITELEQD; translated from the coding sequence ATGTTAGAATCTTTTACAGAAAACTTAAAAATAGACCTAGTTGAGCAAATTCGGAGTGAATATTTGTCTGTTGAACAAAGCTATCCCTGGATCGTTGGTTTTTCCGGCGGCAAAGATAGTACTTTGGTGGCACATCTAGTCTTTGATGCATTGCTAAGTATCGCGCCATCCCTGCGTATTCGCGATGTCCACATCATTTCTAATGACACGCTAGTGGAGAGCCCGTTAGTCATAGACCATTTAGACAAAGTGCAAAACCAAATCAGACATGCTGCAGAAGTTTTAAACCTGCCAGTGAAAGTAGCTACGACAGAACCCATCCTGACCCAATCTTTTTGGGTTTTATTAATCGGTAAAGGCTACCCGACACCAAACCAAACCATGCGCTGGTGTACTGATCGGTTAAAAATTCAGCCAACCAGTGCCTACATTTTGGATAAGGTTTCAATACATGGGGCGGCTATTGTAGTTTTGGGTGTTCGTAGTGATGAAAGCAGCTCAAGAAAACGCGCTATCGAAAAACACCAGAACATTAGCGACAGTAAACTGGCTGCACACACCAGTTTGCCGGGTGCGTTTGTATATCGCCCTATTGTTGATTTGACCACGGACGATGTTTGGGAATTACTAGCCGAGCATTCGCCTCCGTGGGGCGGAACGCACCGCGACCTGATCCAGCTTTACCGAAATGCCGAGGGTGGAGAGTGCCCAGTGGTCATGAGCAAGGAAGATGCTCCGGGTTGTGGTACTAATTCTAGCCGCTTTGGTTGTTGGACGTGTACCGTTGTTGAAAAGGATAGAAGCCTTCAAGGTTTCGTGGACAGCGGGATGCATGAATATGGCATACTTATCGGTTTTAGGGATTGGCTTAAAAGTATTCGAAATGATCCCAAATATAGACAAGTTGAGAGAAGAAACGGAAAAGTGCAGTTTGATAGCAATGGTAACCATATTCCTGGCCCCTTTACCGTAAAAGCAAGGCAAATGATTCTTGATAAATTACTTGAAGTACAGAAAGAATATGGCTCAACACTAATATTACCCGAAGAAATTGAGTTGATCCGACGTGAATGGAGCCAAAGTTTATCTGGCAATATCTCTAGGAGACAACTTGCTATAACTGAACTGGAACAGGATTGA
- a CDS encoding NADH:ubiquinone reductase (Na(+)-transporting) subunit B → MSEDSGKISSSTKKGGTRRILGPLYEATDTFLYTPGTVTCGAPHVRDAMDMKRMMVTVIVALIPTVVMAFYNTGLQINLALQQQSFEHAPGWRGALLTLLGVGHDPNRVLDNMLLGALYFLPIYIVTVVTGGFWEVLFAGIRQHSISEGFLVTSLLFALTLPPDIPLWQVMLGISFGVVIGKEIFGGVGMNILNPALVGRSFLFFSYPREMTGNTVWVPVDGYSRATPLAELPDPELELSVSWQDAFFGFMPGSMGETSTLACLIGALILIVSRVGSWRIMVGVVLGMVGLSLLFNLVGSPSNPMFQLTPQWHLVLGGFAFGTVYMATDPVSAAHSRPGQYVYGFLVGALTVLVRVINPGFPEGIMLAILFGNVFAPTIDRLFVSRHIRKRLRRQAVDAEK, encoded by the coding sequence ATGAGCGAAGATTCCGGAAAAATTAGCTCTTCAACTAAAAAGGGCGGAACACGGCGGATACTTGGCCCCCTCTATGAGGCCACGGACACTTTTCTCTATACGCCGGGTACGGTTACCTGTGGCGCTCCGCATGTGCGCGACGCGATGGACATGAAACGCATGATGGTCACCGTCATCGTCGCGTTGATACCGACCGTCGTCATGGCTTTTTACAATACCGGCCTGCAAATCAACCTGGCGTTGCAACAACAAAGTTTCGAACACGCCCCAGGGTGGCGCGGCGCACTGCTAACCTTGCTGGGCGTCGGCCACGATCCGAACCGTGTGCTGGATAACATGCTGCTGGGCGCGCTGTATTTTTTACCGATTTATATCGTTACCGTTGTTACGGGCGGCTTCTGGGAAGTGCTGTTCGCCGGCATCAGGCAACATTCCATCAGCGAAGGTTTTCTGGTCACCAGTCTGCTGTTCGCGCTGACTCTGCCGCCCGACATTCCTTTGTGGCAGGTCATGCTCGGTATATCGTTCGGCGTGGTGATCGGTAAGGAAATTTTCGGCGGCGTCGGCATGAACATACTCAATCCGGCCCTGGTCGGACGTAGCTTTTTGTTTTTCTCTTATCCGAGAGAAATGACCGGTAATACGGTCTGGGTGCCGGTCGACGGTTACAGCCGGGCCACGCCCTTGGCGGAATTGCCCGACCCTGAACTTGAACTGAGCGTTTCCTGGCAGGATGCCTTCTTCGGGTTCATGCCGGGCTCCATGGGCGAAACCTCGACGCTGGCCTGCCTGATCGGCGCGTTGATTCTTATCGTTAGCCGGGTCGGATCGTGGCGCATCATGGTTGGCGTGGTTCTAGGCATGGTAGGCTTATCATTGCTGTTCAACTTAGTCGGCAGCCCGTCGAATCCGATGTTTCAGCTCACGCCGCAATGGCATCTCGTGTTGGGCGGATTTGCCTTCGGCACTGTCTATATGGCCACCGATCCGGTATCGGCCGCGCATTCTCGGCCCGGTCAATACGTTTACGGATTTCTGGTCGGCGCCTTGACAGTGCTGGTCCGAGTCATAAACCCGGGCTTCCCGGAAGGCATCATGCTGGCCATTTTATTCGGCAATGTGTTTGCGCCGACCATAGACAGGCTGTTCGTCAGCCGCCATATCCGAAAACGGTTGAGGAGGCAAGCTGTCGATGCGGAAAAATAG
- the nqrE gene encoding NADH:ubiquinone reductase (Na(+)-transporting) subunit E, which yields MEHYLSLFLTAVFIENLALAFFLGMCTFLAVSDRLSTATGLGIAVIVVQSITVPINNLIYRHVLKENALAWLGLQGIDLTFLGLLCYIGVIAAVVQILEMFLDKYIPRLYIALGIFLPLITVNCAILGGSLFMVERTYNFTESIVFGFGTGTGWALAIVGLAGIRERMKYSNVPEGLRGLGITFITAGLMAMAFMLFSGIEL from the coding sequence CTGGAACATTACTTGAGTCTTTTTTTGACCGCTGTTTTCATAGAAAACCTGGCCTTGGCTTTCTTTCTGGGCATGTGCACGTTTCTGGCCGTATCCGATCGACTGTCTACGGCTACCGGCCTCGGCATTGCCGTCATCGTCGTGCAGTCGATCACCGTGCCTATCAACAACCTGATTTATCGGCATGTCCTCAAGGAAAACGCGCTCGCCTGGCTCGGACTACAAGGTATAGACCTGACTTTTCTGGGGCTTTTATGCTATATCGGCGTCATCGCCGCCGTCGTGCAGATTCTCGAGATGTTTTTGGATAAATATATTCCTCGGCTCTATATTGCGCTCGGCATCTTTCTACCGCTGATCACGGTCAATTGCGCCATCCTAGGCGGCAGCCTGTTTATGGTCGAGCGTACTTATAATTTTACCGAGAGCATCGTGTTCGGCTTCGGCACCGGAACGGGATGGGCGTTAGCCATCGTCGGATTGGCGGGTATTCGCGAAAGAATGAAATACAGCAACGTACCCGAAGGTCTGCGAGGTCTCGGCATTACCTTCATCACGGCCGGCTTGATGGCGATGGCCTTCATGTTGTTTTCGGGCATAGAGCTCTAG
- a CDS encoding DNA modification system-associated small protein yields the protein MDEHIQDLPLWNDTEAFSVLESLCKKHDVPVDVLQELVLVQRQNQHREKAKGIYGQFEEIFNRMD from the coding sequence ATGGATGAACACATTCAAGATTTACCATTGTGGAATGACACAGAAGCATTCTCTGTATTGGAAAGTTTATGTAAAAAACACGATGTACCCGTAGATGTACTTCAAGAACTGGTATTGGTGCAGCGGCAAAATCAGCATCGTGAGAAAGCAAAGGGCATTTATGGCCAATTTGAAGAAATATTTAACCGAATGGACTGA
- a CDS encoding Na(+)-translocating NADH-quinone reductase subunit C: MRKNSFKNTLRVVLGVSLICSLMVSATAILLHPKQRQNQRLDRIGNILTVADLYEPGIDIDAVYRQNIVPQMVVLDSGDVVDPEKFDETLNIEAFDIQTLTSDPRYSAAVPPQYDKAKIKQRPQYMAVYRVETDRHLQKLILPIYGRGLWSTLYGFIALDKDLRTITGITFYEHKETPGLGGEVDNRQWKNSWKGKQAFDDQGRVMIEVVRGEVEPDSGDADHQVSGLSGATITSRGVNNLVRYWLGEHGYGPYLNALEQARKQKNFADNNGPE; this comes from the coding sequence ATGCGGAAAAATAGCTTCAAAAATACCCTCCGGGTCGTATTGGGCGTGAGCTTGATCTGTTCTTTAATGGTGTCCGCGACCGCGATATTGCTGCACCCGAAGCAAAGGCAAAACCAGCGCCTGGATAGGATCGGAAACATCCTGACCGTTGCGGATCTCTATGAACCGGGGATCGATATTGACGCCGTCTACCGACAAAACATCGTACCGCAGATGGTAGTATTGGATTCGGGAGACGTGGTTGACCCGGAAAAATTCGATGAGACTCTTAACATCGAAGCCTTCGATATTCAAACTCTGACTTCGGATCCTCGCTATAGCGCAGCCGTTCCGCCTCAGTACGACAAGGCAAAAATCAAACAGCGCCCACAATACATGGCGGTCTATCGAGTCGAGACGGATCGACACCTTCAAAAACTCATCCTGCCGATCTACGGACGGGGGTTGTGGTCGACTCTTTACGGATTTATAGCGCTGGATAAAGACCTGCGAACGATTACCGGCATCACCTTTTACGAGCACAAAGAAACACCGGGCCTCGGAGGCGAAGTCGACAATCGGCAATGGAAAAATAGCTGGAAAGGCAAGCAAGCGTTTGACGATCAAGGTCGGGTCATGATCGAAGTCGTGAGGGGTGAAGTCGAACCGGACTCCGGCGATGCGGATCATCAAGTCTCAGGGCTTTCCGGTGCGACGATAACCAGTCGCGGAGTCAACAATCTGGTCCGATACTGGCTGGGCGAACACGGCTACGGACCCTACCTAAACGCTCTCGAACAAGCGCGTAAACAAAAGAATTTCGCCGATAACAACGGACCGGAGTAA